The following proteins are co-located in the Pelecanus crispus isolate bPelCri1 chromosome 5, bPelCri1.pri, whole genome shotgun sequence genome:
- the LOC104028762 gene encoding LOW QUALITY PROTEIN: uncharacterized protein LOC104028762 (The sequence of the model RefSeq protein was modified relative to this genomic sequence to represent the inferred CDS: inserted 1 base in 1 codon; substituted 1 base at 1 genomic stop codon), with protein MRATCHCPGHAGHEGVLCKREVVASGKQPIKDPHPRPLCAVLGASLAVAVEAGDCCRAAESQTIECLQTLVQTLQGQVGELKKQLEEEKDQVKILRAALKEQLLVNAVHEEAPPQTIYPINYLQAARKKSERSEPPSLRPLVKTEYSYEDEQDHFPQVTTKEIPYTATELAKLKKDFGRTPXTDYVWRVSLSGGDQILLSEREAEGYWGPGVFLTTGYHRAPWSLTQRAAXWAGGSNPLERGDPLAITGTFNQLVESVQKASCLQMMYDQKLEPRQESPMLMPVDPERMTPLIRGLPSSLKPIGIQIQGKIQATLEGFAPNWPCRPPDRKVWTWGEVAQELINYGHKYGPVGPPTTRNLRWMEVKTVPHSRGAKKPPLIKPSGRRDFPNKCNSLWAKGWQKGIPCDLMDGLPTDKLERLVMGWPDKTVNREAVFQGAITPSALSEIDSLGINVSRESAGN; from the exons ATGCGGGCTACGTGCCATTGCCCTGGGCATGCAGGACACGAGGGAGTTCTGTGCAAGCGTGaagttgttgcctcaggcaAGCAGCCTATaaaagacccccaccccagacccctGTGTGCCGTTCTTGGCGCCAGCCTAGCGGTGGCAGTGGAAGCAGGAGACTGCTGTCGTGCCGCTGAATCTCAGACCATAGAATGTCTCCAAACCCTGGTTCAAACCCTGCAGGGACAAGTtggtgaattaaaaaaacaattggaagaggaaaaggaccAGGTTAAAATTTTACGAGCTGCTCTGAAGGAGCAACTCCTTGTGAATGCCGTCCATGAGGAGGCACCCCCCCAAACTATTTACCCTATTAATTATCTGCAGGCAGcgagaaaaaaatcagagagatCAGAACCACCCTCACTGCGACCCTTAGTTAAAACCGAATACAGTTATGAAGATGAGCAGGACCATTTTCCCCAAGTTACAACTAAAGAAATCCCCTACACTGCCACTGAATTGGCAAAATTGAAAAAGGATTTTGGCCGAACCC AGACTGACTATGTGTGGAGAGTGTCACTATCAGGAGGGGATCAGATTTTGCTCAGTGAAAGGGAGGCAGAAGGATATTGGGGGCCAGGAGTATTTTTAACTACTGGATACCACCGAGCCCCCTGGTCTCTAACCCAGCGAGCAGCTTAGTGGGCAGGAGGGTCGAACCCCCTGGAAAGGGGGGATCCTCTCGCAATTACAGGAACCTTTAATCAGTTGGTGGAAAGTGTGCAGAAAGCATCTTGCCTACAAATGATGTACGATCAGAAATTAGAACCTAGGCAGGAATCCCCGATGCTGATGCCGGTGGATCCCGAGCGAATGACTCCCCTTATAAGGGGACTTCCCAGCTCTTTAAAACCAATTGGGATTCAAATACAGGGGAAAATACAGGCAACTTTAGAGGGATTTGCTCCCAATTGGCCTTGCCGACCCCCAGATAGGAAAGTGTGGACTTGGGGTGAAGTAGCCCAAGAGTTAATCAATTATGGGCACAAATATGGCCCTGTTGGCCCTCCAACTACCAGAAATCTAAGGTGGATGGAAGTTAAAACAGTCCCACACTCCAGAGGCGCAAAAAAGCCACCCCTCATAAAACCATCTGGGAGGAGGGACTTCCCAAACAAGTGCAATAGCTTGTGGGCAAAGGGCTGGCAAAAGGGGATCCCATGTGACCTAATGGACGGGCTGCCAACAGACAAGTTAGAGAGGCTGGTGATGGGGTGGCCTGATAAAACAGTAAATAGGGAAGCGGTCTTTCAAGGTGCCATTACCCCTAGTGCACTTTCTGAGATTGATTCTTTAGGAATAAATGTCTCCCGAGAGTCAGCGGGGAACTAG